GCGCTTATTATCCTTCCACACGCCCTCGTACGGGCAATTGTGGAAATAGAAGAATTCGAGATTCTTGAATTCGGTCGTCGCGGCGCTGAAGAGTTCCTCGCAGAGCTTGATGAACGGGTCCATCGATCCACCGACGTCGAGGAACAGCAGCAGCTTGACCGCGTTGCGCCGTTCGGGGCGCATCTTGATGTCGAGCCAGCCCTGCCGCGCCGTGCCGTCGATCGTGCCCGGGATGTCGAGCTCGTCGGCCGCGCCCTCGCGTGCGAACTTGCGCAGGCGGCGGAGCGCGATCTTGATGTTGCGGGTGCCAAGTTCCTTGGTGTTGTCGAGGTTCTGGAATTCGCGCTTTTCCCAGACCTTCAAAGCCCTCTTGTGCTTGCTCTCGCCGCCGATCCGCACGCCCTCGGGGTTATAGCCCGAATTGCCGAAGGGGCTGGTGCCGCCGGTCCCGATCCACTTGCTGCCGCCTTCGTGGCGCTTCTGCTGTTCCTCAAGCCGCTCTTTCAGCGTCTCCATGATCTTGTCCCAGTCGCCGAGCGATTCGATCGCCGCCATTTCCTCGGGCGTCAGGAATTTCTCGGCGACCGCCTTCAGCCAGTCGGCGGGGACGTCGACCGGGTTCTGGCCGTAATCGGAAATGATGCCCTTGAAGACTTTGTTGAACACCTGATCGAAGCGGTCGAGCAAGCCCTCGTCCTTCACGTAGATGGCGCGGCTGAGGTAGTAGAATTGCTCGGGGCTGCGGTCGATCACCTCGCGGTCGAGCGCCTCCAGCAGCATCAGATGCTCTTTCAGGCTGGCGGGAATGCCCGCCGCGCGAAGCTCGTCGAGAAAGCCGAAAAACATGGCTCAGGGGTACTCTGTCGCGGGGAAGGGTGCAACTGCTTTACGTAAACGGAAAGTGCGGGCACCCAAAGCCGTCGCTTCGCCCATTGACCACGCGTTAACCA
The Sphingopyxis macrogoltabida genome window above contains:
- a CDS encoding vWA domain-containing protein, which gives rise to MFFGFLDELRAAGIPASLKEHLMLLEALDREVIDRSPEQFYYLSRAIYVKDEGLLDRFDQVFNKVFKGIISDYGQNPVDVPADWLKAVAEKFLTPEEMAAIESLGDWDKIMETLKERLEEQQKRHEGGSKWIGTGGTSPFGNSGYNPEGVRIGGESKHKRALKVWEKREFQNLDNTKELGTRNIKIALRRLRKFAREGAADELDIPGTIDGTARQGWLDIKMRPERRNAVKLLLFLDVGGSMDPFIKLCEELFSAATTEFKNLEFFYFHNCPYEGVWKDNKRRWSERHQMWDILHKYGHDYKVIFVGDASMSAYEITHPGGSVEHFNEESGAVWLQRITHVYPAAVWLNPVPEAHWGYTQSVKLIKQLMSDRMYPLTLAGLDDAMRELTRKH